The following is a genomic window from Butyricimonas faecihominis.
CAAATCATGTTCCCAACACTACGGGGTGATTTATCCGGTACAAACCTTTTCTAAGAAACGGGAACTGGATTTCAGGGAGATCCCGCTATGTGTGGAGGGAAACACGGGGCCCGTGAAGGAACGAATTAAAAAGTTTGCGGAAAAGTTGTCGGATAAAATATACGAGATAGACTCGGTCCAGCGTAAAGAATTGCATCTGGCTGCAGTTTTTGCCTGTAATTTCCCTAATTATTTGTATCAAGTGGCAGGCAAATTGCTAGAAAACAAAGGACTATCTTTTGCTATGTTACGTCCTTTGATTTTCGAGACGGCACATAAAGTGATGCTCCTTAATCCGGAAGAGGCTCAAACCGGACCGGCCAAGCGGGGGGACGAGAGTATCATGAATATGCATAAGAATATGTTGAAGAATGACAAAGATTTGCTGAAAATATACACGATATTGTCGGAAGGAATAAAGGAAACGCAAGATAAAGAAGAGACGGGGGATCAAAAGATCTCGCAAGATATAATAGATATGCCCACATTGTGGTAAATTAGATAAATACGAACGCTATGAAATTATTCAAAGAGGAATTAAAGAAGGTAGAAGCTTTTGCTTTCGATGTAGATGGAGTTTTTTCACGTCATGAAATGAATATAACACCGGAAGGAGACTTGATTCGTACATCCTGTACGAAAGATGGTTATGCCATGATGTACTGCACGAAGAAGGGATACCCGGTTTGTATCATTTCCGGGGGGCAGGCTCCCGGGGTAAGAGAACGTTTTGAGAAATTGGGTGTGAAGGACGTGTATCTTGGCGTGGCGAATAAAGTTGAAGCGTTGAACGAGTTCTTGCAAAAATATAATCTGAACCCGGAAAATGTGATGTATATGGGAGATGATATACCAGACTACAACGTGATGAAAATCGTGGGTATGCCGGTATGTCCTTCGGATGCGTGCGAAGAGATCAAAGCCATTTCCCGTTATATTTCTGACACGCCCGGGGGCCTTGGATGCGTACGGGATGTCGTGGCTCAAGTACTGAAAGCAAAAGGCGAATGGATGGATACCCAATGCTACGTGAAATGTATGTAAGTTAAAGAATAAGATGTTGGAAATTCTCAAGTTAATACGCCTACGAACGATCGCATTCACGGCATTTACCATGTATGCCATGCGTTTCTTTGTTGTCCAGCCCGTGCTGGAGAAAGCTGGTTTTGCCCTGCAAATGCCGGAAAGCAATTTCTCGTTACTGGTAATAGCCGTGTGTTGTCTGGTGTCGGCCGCTTATGTCATAAATGATTATTTTGACACGAAGGCGGACCGTATTTCGGGAAACAGACCCGTGATTGTTGGGAAAACCATTAGCCGCAGGGCTGCAATCATTCTACATTCTATTTTGAATGTTGTGGCCGTGGGAATCGCGTATTATCTGGCGAGAGAAGCTCATCATGCTGAGATCGTATTCTTATTTTTAATTATATCATTGGTATTGTGGTTTTATTCCTCCCGGATAAAAAAACGTTTTATTTGGGGAAATATCGTTGTGGCTATCTTGGCCGGATTAATCCCGCTTACCGTGATTACATTCGAAATCCCGTTATTGAGTGATGTGTACTCGGATGTCGTTTTGAAAACGCACGTTAGTTTTGCCTACGTGTTCTACTGGACAGTATGTTTCTCGTATTTTCTTTTTATTAATATGCTGATCTACGAGATCAACAAGGACATATATAGTATAAATGGCGACCGGGCTGATGGAATCGTTACTTTACCTGTAAAATTTGGTATTCCGGCAACGAGAAAGGTGATCATCGGGTTGATCACGATTGCCATCACATCGTTGATCCTATTTTTGTTATTCGGATTTACACGAACCCTGATCGTATGGATTTATTTTGTTGTAGCTTTGATTATACCATACTTGTTTTACGGCTACGCGGTATTGAAGAATGACAAGATGAAATTCCAGTTGCGAATGATTCGTTTGATTATGGTTTTGTGCATAGGAGTCAGTGTATTTTGTAAGTTGTGTGAATGATGCATTCTATTAAAAATTATAAATTAATATTGGCCTCCGCATCACCACGGAGACAGCAATTGATGAAAGATGCTGGGTTTACCTTCGAAGTCTGGTTGAAAAATGTTGAAGAAAAATATCCTCAAGAACTCCATTGGGAGAATGTACCGGAATATTTATCGAAAGTAAAGGCCTCAGCCTTTCGAGAGGAGCTAAAGGCTGATGAAGTATTGATAACAGCCGATACGGTAGTTTGTATTCATGACCGGATTTTAGGTAAACCCGCTGACCGGAAAGAGGCTATTTCGATGTTACAGGAGCTATCAGGAAATCGTCACCTAGTGGTAACGGGTGTGAGCGTAACCACTCGTACGGAACAACTTTCTTTCTCTTCACGGACAGACGTGTTTTTCAAGCGTTTATCAAATGAAGAGATTGAATTCTACGTGGACACGTATAAGCCATTCGATAAAGCGGGAGCTTACGGGATTCAGGAGTGGATCGGGTACATCGGGATCGAGCGTATAGAAGGTTCTTTCTATAACGTGATGGGATTACCGATACAGAAATTATATGAAACTTTGCGGAAATTACAATTTCAATAAATAACATTCAAAAATACCAGTAAATGAGAAAAATTACATTATGTTTTTTGGCTTTCATTCTGCTGACTTTACCAAGTTTAGCTGACGAGGGAATGTGGATTCCCATGTTGTTGAAAAAATACAACATAGAAGATATGCAGAAAGCCGGTTTTAAATTAACAGCGGAGGATATTTACGACATCAACCAAGCCTCATTGAAAGATGCCGTTATCGGGCTGGGTAATGAAGGTTCTCCGTTTCATCACTTTTGTACCGGGGAGATCGTGAGTGATCAAGGATTGGTGATTACGAAT
Proteins encoded in this region:
- a CDS encoding Maf family nucleotide pyrophosphatase yields the protein MMHSIKNYKLILASASPRRQQLMKDAGFTFEVWLKNVEEKYPQELHWENVPEYLSKVKASAFREELKADEVLITADTVVCIHDRILGKPADRKEAISMLQELSGNRHLVVTGVSVTTRTEQLSFSSRTDVFFKRLSNEEIEFYVDTYKPFDKAGAYGIQEWIGYIGIERIEGSFYNVMGLPIQKLYETLRKLQFQ
- a CDS encoding KdsC family phosphatase, whose protein sequence is MKLFKEELKKVEAFAFDVDGVFSRHEMNITPEGDLIRTSCTKDGYAMMYCTKKGYPVCIISGGQAPGVRERFEKLGVKDVYLGVANKVEALNEFLQKYNLNPENVMYMGDDIPDYNVMKIVGMPVCPSDACEEIKAISRYISDTPGGLGCVRDVVAQVLKAKGEWMDTQCYVKCM
- a CDS encoding Rossmann-like and DUF2520 domain-containing protein; this encodes MEQQDKIILIGAGNVAHHLAGALLKAGENLCQIYSRTLDSARQLGMKTGISYTAEVNEVYPDGDIYIFCVSDDILPSIIKAIRIPDDALILHTSGSQPMDVFKSCSQHYGVIYPVQTFSKKRELDFREIPLCVEGNTGPVKERIKKFAEKLSDKIYEIDSVQRKELHLAAVFACNFPNYLYQVAGKLLENKGLSFAMLRPLIFETAHKVMLLNPEEAQTGPAKRGDESIMNMHKNMLKNDKDLLKIYTILSEGIKETQDKEETGDQKISQDIIDMPTLW
- a CDS encoding geranylgeranylglycerol-phosphate geranylgeranyltransferase; protein product: MLEILKLIRLRTIAFTAFTMYAMRFFVVQPVLEKAGFALQMPESNFSLLVIAVCCLVSAAYVINDYFDTKADRISGNRPVIVGKTISRRAAIILHSILNVVAVGIAYYLAREAHHAEIVFLFLIISLVLWFYSSRIKKRFIWGNIVVAILAGLIPLTVITFEIPLLSDVYSDVVLKTHVSFAYVFYWTVCFSYFLFINMLIYEINKDIYSINGDRADGIVTLPVKFGIPATRKVIIGLITIAITSLILFLLFGFTRTLIVWIYFVVALIIPYLFYGYAVLKNDKMKFQLRMIRLIMVLCIGVSVFCKLCE